The nucleotide window tttcttcttagccCTTGGTGGGAAAATAAACTTTATTTTACGTTCTTATGGTGATAATGACTCTTCCAAAGTTCTTGTAACCAATTGGTTCTGCAATAGTTTCCTACTGGCAAATTGAGTAGACAAATTGCTAAGGAATCTAAGGAATCATTTGTTCTGGTGCTTCAGAGGGTGTTTCTTTTTCTGTACTCCCACTAGTGTAACTGGTTGGAGAAAAGATGTCTTTCCTCCTCCCTAGAAATTCCAGAACAAGCATCTACTGTAGAAAATTCCCTATCAGAACCTTAGGCCCCCTAGTGTTCTATGTAGCCATCAATGGCCTGCTAGTGCCTTCTTGAATTTCAGTAATGTGTATGATTGTTGATCTCCTTACTATGATTTTATCATTATATATACTTAGTTCTATCAATCACTTTAGATCCTGAGCTATACTATCAAATAAGTACAGCATCCTTTTCATGGTGCAAAACTGATAAATCAGTTATCTTCTGGCAACTGGTTTAGTTTTAATTTGCTACTGGGCGATGCATACAGAATAATGGATTGTGATCTTGTTTGCTGGCCGTAGAAATTGACAGGGGGTATGCTGCTTTCTAGAAACAAGGACTTCTTGGTCTTCTATAGGGGAAAGGATTTTTTGTCACCAGATGTCTCTGAAACATTGCTGGAAAGGGAGAGATTGGCAAAATCCTTACAGGACAAAGAGGAGCAGGCACGATTAAGAGCATCAGCCTTGGTTATTCAGAGTTCtggaacaatggagcagtcaggAACTGCTGGCACTCTCCAGGAAACTTTGGATGCAGATGCAAAGTGGGGAAAGAGTTTGGATGACAATCATAGGGAAAAATTTATGAGAGAAGTTGAAATAGCACGGCATGCCAACCTTGTCAGAAAGCTTGAGAGCAAACTTGTTTTTGTGAGTTCTTTCAAACTTGGGTCTCATGCAGTGTTTTCACTCATTAACGTACTATATGCAAACTCTTTAATATGAATTTGTACGTGTTACTGTTGCTCAAGGTTCAAATTTTTCTTACTAAGCTATTAGATACATTGATATGGAATATAGTTTCTATTGCTCTAGCATTACATAGCATAATGCCTCACAGATTCATTGTACCACATGTTAAGTCTTAAAGATCTTCATATTTTAAACTACTTGGTGTTTTGCCCATTAGGCTGAAAAGAAGTTAACTAAAGCTGAACGAGCCTTATCTAAGGTGGAAGAGTTTTTAAAGCCAGCAGAAAGACAGGCTGATCCAGATAGCATAACTGATGAGGAGAGATATATGTTTAGAAAGCTTGGCTTGAGGATGAAAGCTTTCTTACTTCTTGGTACGATGGAACTTCCTATGTGATAAATTTATTGCGGTTTTGTTTGTGAGTATTTTATGAGGGGCTGTTTACTTGCTTCAGGTAGACGAGGTGTTTTTGATGGTACGGTGGAGAATATGCACTTGCACTGGAAATACCGTGAATTGGTTAAGATCATTTTGAAAGCCAAAAGTTTTGAACAGGTTAAAAAAATTGCTTTAGCACTTGAAGCTGAAAGTGGGGGTGTCTTGGTTTCAGTAGACAGAATTTCCAAAGGTTATGCTATAATTGTATTTCGAGGAAAGAATTACCAGCGACCTTCCACATTGAGGCCAAGAAATCTCTTAACAAAGAGGAAAGCTTTGGCTCGTTCAGTAGAGATGCAAAGGCGTGAGGTATGTTTACAAATCTGTATATCGTTGATCAGAACACTTGCATTTGCTTACTGTTTGAGCCAAAATCCATTCAATTTGTAGATGTCTAAGTTGCTAGTGAGAACAGGGACTGCCAGGCATTGGCCATGGTACTCTGTGATGGAGGGTGGGGTCTTCAGTTTCTTCTTCTTATTCATGATCTGGACATTTTTTTGAAACTCAGACCATTGACGTCATGAATCAACCTTTAGTCTGTTTCTATAGTTGGTGCGGTAATAAGGCACAAGATTTGATATAAGCCCAGGATGATTAATGCCAATCATGAAATATTTTTAAAGTCTGACTTGATGTTTGCAGACAACAATTCAGGTGGTTAACTTTTCTAACTATATTGTCAAACAGGCTCTTGTCAATCATGTTTCAGCCCTGCAGATGAAAGTGGACGAAATTAGATGTGAAATTGTAaggcttcatatatatatatatattagttcttGCACTTCTCCTTCAACATCAATCAAATCTTATATATTTCTGTTTCATATTGACATTTATAGGAACGAATGGAGAGTGTGAAAGATGAAGGGGACGAAGAGCTGTATGACAGATTAGATGCTTCTTATCCTACGGATGCTGGTGACAACGaggtatatttatatttaatgtctTTATTCTTTTATGTGCTAAATCTGCATTTAAGCACcttatttctttctttcctttttatagGAGGAAGGAGATGAAGCATGTCTTGGGGCATACAACAGTGAATATGATGCTAagtatgatgatgatgatgaaactgGCAACATAGTTCAAAGTATCCATCTGGAAACAAACTTTCCTTGTGATGTCCAGAGCCAAGAGTCAGAAACGGAAACTGAGGTCTCCATATGCATAACCTTCTATATCAGCTGTCTTTGTTATATGCACTAGTCTAACACCTCCTTTTTATCCATTTCAATAGGGGGAAAGATATCCTGAGACATTTGATGGTGAAAATGATGATGAGGATGGTTTTGAAAGTGATAACTTAGCTCAAAATCACCATACAAGTTTTCCATACAATGTTTGAGGTTTGTAATGGGTATGCATAAGCAGTACTCTTCTTGACTTTTTCTGTCTGTTAAATCCACTGACCTGACATCCATTTATCATCCACTTGAATAGGACAGATATGAAGCATATCGAGAGGCACTTGAGGGTGAAAGCGATAATGATGTTGAAAGCGATAACTCTGTTCCGAGTCCCCTTACAAATTTCTTCTGTGAATGCTCTAAAACAACTTGAGGTTTGCTAAAGACATGCTTAAGCAGTGGTCAATATGGTGCGCATCGCAGCAGGATTACAGCAAGGAGAATGATGCCTGAAGGCAATGAGGATCTCTGACCACCTGCACATCCCTATAATCAGCGTACAGAACATTTGTGTGGGCACAGGTATACGTTACCTATATTTGCAttatttttttcttgtaaatTGGTGTCTCCAATTCTTATAACAGAAGTTAGAATTAAGAGCCTGACCAGCTTTGCTGATATCATGGAGAGAGACGAAAATTGTAAATGACTAACTATCAATGTCATTTCCCTCCCTGAAATACAGTATGTGATCATCTGTGCCAGTGCTTACAATGTTCATCATTCTGTAAACTTGCAGCTGACTATTTGAAacagttgataaaaaaaaaaaaagaaaaaaaagttgcTGAGTTGCACGTTTCATACCGGCAATTATGaacaattaattattattattattattattattataattattataattattattattatttggtttATAAAAGAGGAGAATAGGGAACTCAAATTTTGCTTTCTTGGATTGGGAAAGAGAATGgtagacttttttttttaattaaatggaGATTTTAATGAATgagtaataattattaaattatataatagagACAATTCTCTCTTGtcacaataaatattataaatagaaaAAGGAGAATATGACATTGAAATTTAGTAGCTTGTTCAATTAAGCTTACATAATTACTTCTAAAAATacttttttacaaaatttataaatttattctaATAAATTTTACGTTaagtaatatttatttttcataagGAAATCAtatcttaaaaaatatattaaattaataaaaaaaattgtgacataaaaaaaaatcatgtataaatcttttttatacaattaaattaataataatgaatggtgatatttataattttttattttatataaattatttagaataatatttataaaatattataattttatgataattatacaATAATGAATGgtgatatttttaattaaattaataattatatttcaaGGTTGAGAGTAGAGTAGGTCCCATTTCAATGGACTATCCTCCAGGAAATGACTCCTACTCCTAAACGCGACTTCTTTCCATTGACTAATGGGAAATCGAAAGAACCAGACCATACGAATTGGACCACATTAGAAACGTGCTTTAATTACTtgttttaatttaaaagagaaatcTGTTACATATATAGCCGTGGAAACCGAATTTTGAAATTCGGGGGAGCTAGAACAGCCGCTAGCCAGAGAAGAAGATGGATCTTTTCTTTCAGGAATTGCAGAGTGATGATCTTGCCTTCTGGTTTGAGCTTACTCCACTGAACCAAAGCGCTTTCCTGCCCTATTCAAGCACACCCACAAGCGAAATTTCGGCAAGTAATTCTGGCAATGGATCAAATTCTACTAACATGAACAAGAGAATGATTGACTTCATGAGGAGAAATTGGCCTGTAAGAGTTGGAAGTCAAGAATCCGAGAGTGCAAGATGTTACCGCCGGAAGATAAGCGAGAGAATGCGGAGAGAGAAGGAGAAGAACGGCTATTTAGCGCTTCATGCTGTGTTGCCCCTTGGCACCAAGGTTAGTAATTAATTAGATATGATGAAGATGGCGAAGTTAATTACTTCTTTATTTGATCTTTGATTGCAGAACGATAAGAACTCGATTGTGCAAATGGCGGCGAAGAGAATTCTTGAGCTGAAGCAATATAAGGAGGTGTTGGAGAGGAGAAACCATGAGCTCGAAGTGAAGGCGATCAAGGTTGGAAATGTACCGAGGAGTATAAAGATTAAGTTCAAAGTAGGAAATTCAACATCAGGGGTTGATTATATGGTGGAGGTTCTTAAGTGCTTGAATAGCTTTGGATCAAAAATCACAAGCATTAAATCAAGGTTTTCTGATCAAGAAGTTGCGGCAGTAATGGATATTGAAACCGAGGTAATTCAATTTCTGACAACTTAGCTTGCGTAGgaaaaagagtttttttttttttttcatcttataaattataattgtaatattaaaattaaattgatcaTTACACAAATAGAGAAAAAAAGCACGTGTGCGCACTGGCTATAAGACATGCACACGGGATATATAATATACGCAAGTTTGAAACTTCAACCATGTGAAATCTAATTGCTTGTCAAAATGTTTTGGAAGATTTCAGATGCTGAGATAAGAAAGACAGTGCAGAGAACACTAGAGGATGTTGAGAGGAATCTTCGCAGCCATTTTTCCGGAAGGTTGCAACAAACCTGAACCAATAGAGTTGGTTGGCGCATTCATTGGCCCAAATGAATATATGCAAAGGTGGTGGTGTGAGAAAA belongs to Hevea brasiliensis isolate MT/VB/25A 57/8 chromosome 4, ASM3005281v1, whole genome shotgun sequence and includes:
- the LOC110673258 gene encoding transcription factor bHLH92-like isoform X3, which encodes MDLFFQELQSDDLAFWFELTPLNQSAFLPYSSTPTSEISASNSGNGSNSTNMNKRMIDFMRRNWPVRVGSQESESARCYRRKISERMRREKEKNGYLALHAVLPLGTKNDKNSIVQMAAKRILELKQYKEVLERRNHELEVKAIKVGNVPRSIKIKFKVGNSTSGVDYMVEVLKCLNSFGSKITSIKSRFSDQEVAAVMDIETECREH
- the LOC110673258 gene encoding transcription factor bHLH92-like isoform X1 produces the protein MDLFFQELQSDDLAFWFELTPLNQSAFLPYSSTPTSEISASNSGNGSNSTNMNKRMIDFMRRNWPVRVGSQESESARCYRRKISERMRREKEKNGYLALHAVLPLGTKNDKNSIVQMAAKRILELKQYKEVLERRNHELEVKAIKVGNVPRSIKIKFKVGNSTSGVDYMVEVLKCLNSFGSKITSIKSRFSDQEVAAVMDIETEISDAEIRKTVQRTLEDVERNLRSHFSGRLQQT
- the LOC110673258 gene encoding transcription factor bHLH92-like isoform X4 — translated: MDLFFQELQSDDLAFWFELTPLNQSAFLPYSSTPTSEISASNSGNGSNSTNMNKRMIDFMRRNWPVRVGSQESESARCYRRKISERMRREKEKNGYLALHAVLPLGTKNDKNSIVQMAAKRILELKQYKEVLERRNHELEVKAIKVGNVPRSIKIKFKVGNSTSGVDYMVEVLKCLNSFGSKITSIKSRFSDQEVAAVMDIETEMLR
- the LOC110673258 gene encoding transcription factor bHLH92-like isoform X2, with the protein product MDLFFQELQSDDLAFWFELTPLNQSAFLPYSSTPTSEISASNSGNGSNSTNMNKRMIDFMRRNWPVRVGSQESESARCYRRKISERMRREKEKNGYLALHAVLPLGTKNDKNSIVQMAAKRILELKQYKEVLERRNHELEVKAIKVGNVPRSIKIKFKVGNSTSGVDYMVEVLKCLNSFGSKITSIKSRFSDQEVAAVMDIETERTLEDVERNLRSHFSGRLQQT